One stretch of Planctomycetota bacterium DNA includes these proteins:
- a CDS encoding DUF488 family protein produces MIRPRRASERPSRKDGLRLLVGRLWPRGPSTARATVQPRPGGLAPRNELREWFAHVPAK; encoded by the coding sequence GTGATTCGGCCGCGGCGCGCATCTGAACGGCCTTCGCGAAAGGATGGGCTGCGGCTCCTGGTCGGGCGGCTTTGGCCGCGCGGCCCGTCAACAGCGCGAGCGACCGTGCAGCCCCGACCAGGAGGTTTGGCGCCGCGCAACGAGTTGCGGGAGTGGTTCGCGCACGTCCCAGCCAAATGA